In the genome of Lathyrus oleraceus cultivar Zhongwan6 chromosome 4, CAAS_Psat_ZW6_1.0, whole genome shotgun sequence, the window TTATGTGCCGACTTGTAGAAGCGGCACATGGAACAGAGCTTATAGGTTTTAAAGCTGCAGCACGTGAGTCGACTTGTAAAAACAGTTTCTTCTATAGATCGACCTATGATGTGTATGTGTCCATCTGTAGACAGTTTTTCACACaaaaatgaaattttttatgcatAAAATCTTTTCTTGATGCATGAATctttttcaaaccatttccaaacATGTTGtcatgcttcctaatgctaaaaATGTTTCTTAATGCTAAAATATACAACTAGACTCGGATGATACCGTCCATTGTACATAAATATTAAAATATCTTAGTTTTAACATCATATAATACACATATAATAAAAAGTTACACTCACAATTCTACGGTGTATAAAgttgttttatatatatatatatatatatatatatatatatatatatatatatatatatatatatatatatatatatatatatatatatgtatgaTTATAAAGTTCACAATGACGTGTCACAATTTAGCAAGATTGTAGACTTGTAGTTTTCATTCTAGATGTATTGCCTTATGCTCATGCTACTCTCGAAAGAGACCAGAATGTTTGcctttttttaatattttaatattttaatagCGGTTTTAAACCATCACAAAATTATAGTATTTATTTTATAgagatttaaaataaaaaaagatacactaaaatttataaaaaataaaaccGCAGCTAAagatttaaaatttaaaaacaaACTGTGATCTTTAAGTGAGAGATCTTAATAATGTCTCCCACGGGAGACAGCGCCACAATAACGATATAGTAATGTTTAGTTTTGTTTTTGTCCTTGATTTGGAAAGTAATTTAAACTAATAGACAGTAATGACGTGTGATGACGAGGATTCAGTTGTTTTGTTCTTTCACACTCCCCATTATTTTCTcttcaaaaaataaataaataaacaaaaaaataaatagTAGTACTATTCATTTCATTAACAAAGAAAGCAACACATCACCCTCACGCAGCACCAATGAGTTACAACCAACAACAACCACCGATCGGAGTTCCACCGCCGCAAGGTTTCTTTTCTCTTTCTGCATGCATGCGATTCCTACATTTTCATTACTCATTTCTCATTTCTCATTCTCATTTTCGTTTAGGTTATCCGCCGGAGGGATACGGAAAGGAAGGAGGAGGATATCCACAACCAGGATACCCACCGCAAGGATACCCACCACAAGGATACCCACCACCTGGTTATCCACCGCAGGGATATCCACCACAGGGGTATCCACCACAGGGGTATCCACCACAGGGATATCCTCCGCCACCGTACCCAGCCCAGGGCTATCCTCCACAATACGCTCCTCAATACGCTCAACAACCTCCTCATCAacacaataataataattcatcTGGTTGCTTACAAGGCTGGTACGTAAcgtttctctttctctttctcaCCCATGCATTCCTTTTATTTGAATCCTTCACTCAGATCCGCTTGATTTACTTACGAGTCAACTCGCGCGCCATTGTATGCTATAGTGCGCATCATGCGTGTTGAGTAATTTCCCCACGCAAGCCATGCAGAATGACTACACTTCTTTAAGATTTTGTTAATATATTTTTTTCCCTAAAAAATATTGATGTGTATATTCTCTTTTAAATGATAACTCACCTTGTAAATTTTTTCACTTTTTTAATTGAATTCCATCTTAAAGTGATCTAGATAATCACGTAGGTATTTTTTTTCTAACTGAATTGGAAACTGAAACCCTTAATACCCTTTCAAGGAAGCTTTGTTTGTTTTCAATGTGATATTTTAGGGACATTCAAACCGGTTCGGATAAACTTTATATGAGATTTTGGAGGTTACTTGGAATGTGAAAGTGAAAGAAAAAAGCTGGCAGAAGAGATTGAAGGATGTCCTTTTTTACAATACTTTTTCTCTTTCAAAACTTGTCTCTTTTCAATGTTGTTTTGTTTTGCTGCTTTATATGATATAGATTTTTCATTGCGAATATTAACTTGTCTGCATATGTATATTGGTGCAGTTGTGCTGCTCTCTGTTGTTGCTGCCTATTGGATGCCTGCTTCTAAGAAACTTTTCTCTGCACAAATTTTATTGAAGTGCGTTTAGCATTGAGCTCAATGAAAATTGTCTCTAGTTTCTTTTCTGTGATGTGTTGTTGACTGTTTCTTTTTATAAATAAAGTATTTGAACTATATATTGCTTCCACTGCTCATAGGTTTTGTATAGTTAACAAGTTCAATTCCTAGTTCTGCAGTCCACTGCTCTCTATCACACTCCCTTGTGAAATGGATCCAATTGCAAAGATGTTGGAATGGTGGAGTTTGTGCTTGCTTCTTGCAACCCGGTTACAATATATACCCTTACGCTTCTACTCTTATAAAGGCACACAGCAAATAAATATATTTGGATTTCAATTTTCGGACATATCTCTCCATACATTAAAATGACAAATCAGTCTATCCTTCCCCATTCTATTACATTTAATTTGAAATCAAATCTAAAAACTCAAAATGATGTCTCAAAAATCTGGATTCTATCAATTTCCACTAATGTTCGTTCAAACTAAACACTTACACTCTTTTTCATTCAAACTAAGCATTTATATTCCTTTTTATTTAAACTAAACACTTTCATCTTTCACATTTAATAAATTTCTCAtccttgttttttctatttttttatgcATGCAATTTCTTAATAGAATAGTTAAGATATATTATATAAATAATACTTAAATCTAATTTTAATCTCCATAGTTTGATAGTTTTTAACTTTTTAGTCCccattttaaaaatcattttttttccATGAACTTCACATCACAAAGTAAGTGGTCCAATGAAGTTCCTTGTGTTTGGAATACTATTTAGTTTTATAGTTTTTAACTTTTTAGTCCCCCTTGTGTTTGGAATACTAACTGGAACCGTCGTAACCTACAAAAGAGATAGTTTTCAAGGAACCGTCACAACCTATGTGCCGTAAAACCTTATTTCTTTCTTATAGTGAATCATCACCGCCACGTCTGTAAAATTGGAGGGGAACCAACTAACTCCCAAGTGAAGTAAAGTTCACGGCTTTGGTTTTTAAAATGAAGAGACTAAAAGTTATAAATCATCAAACTAGGGGGACCAAAAGTGTATTTAAGCCTATAAATAATTAAGCTACATTTTTCATCTAATCTCTTATGCACAAAAAATATGATGTTAAAATCCAAACATTTAATTAAGATAAAAATGAGTTTAAGATTCTTTGAGTATGTTTGTTAGATTATTTGTTAATATTTTAAGTGCTCCTAATTGTGA includes:
- the LOC127076853 gene encoding cysteine-rich and transmembrane domain-containing protein WIH2; its protein translation is MSYNQQQPPIGVPPPQGYPPEGYGKEGGGYPQPGYPPQGYPPQGYPPPGYPPQGYPPQGYPPQGYPPQGYPPPPYPAQGYPPQYAPQYAQQPPHQHNNNNSSGCLQGCCAALCCCCLLDACF